In Cryptomeria japonica chromosome 10, Sugi_1.0, whole genome shotgun sequence, a genomic segment contains:
- the LOC131036204 gene encoding laccase-12 has protein sequence MSVTSRLLLIGCLGGVVILVAAIALHMSKTPSNVHYHTFNIEVSTVKRLCKEKNIVTVNGQLPGPTLHVRNGDTLVVKVNNRAPYNATIHWHGVRQIRTGWSDGPEYITQCPIQPGGSYTYRFSIDDKEGTLWWHAHVSWLRATVHGALVIYPKKDTSYPFAEPKGEATIILGEWWNSNPIDVVNEAILSGAGPNVSDAFTINGQPGDLYPCSNLDTFRLPVMLGETYLLRIVNAALNTQLFFKIAEHDFIVVAADACYTKPYSTNVLVIAPGQTTDILLTTNAEVGRYYMTATPYSSSDLVNFDTSETAAILEYQNTSPTLQSPIFPDLPLPNDTSVAKSFRTSLRSLDSTLYPTDVPLRIHEDVISTVGLGLNPCPLGQTCQGPNGQRFTASMNNISFVMPTVSILEAYYSGINGVFTTDFPDSPPISFDYTAQNIPASLWTPVPGTKVKVIEFNSNVQWVFQGTNIVAGEDHPMHLHGYDFYVVGEGSGNYDPLLDPVDFNLVDPPKRNTVIVPVNGWTAIRFKADNPGAWLLHCHLDVHLSWGLKTVLLVTNGNGVLDALETPPQDFPVC, from the exons ATGAGTGTCACGTCACGACTGTTGTTAATAGGATGTTTAGGAGGTGTGGTTATCTTGGTCGCAGCCATAGCCCTCCACATGAGCAAAACTCCATCAAACGTACACTACCATACTTTCAAT ATTGAGGTGAGCACTGTTAAGAGGTTGTGCAAAGAGAAGAACATAGTTACAGTAAACGGGCAGCTACCAGGACCGACTCTGCATGTAAGGAACGGAGACACCCTGGTTGTGAAAGTCAACAACAGGGCACCATATAATGCTACCATTCACTG GCATGGAGTCCGTCAGATCCGTACAGGGTGGTCTGACGGACCAGAGTACATTACACAATGCCCCATTCAGCCAGGGGGGAGTTACACATACAGATTTTCAATAGATGACAAAGAGGGAACCCTGTGGTGGCATGCCCATGTCTCATGGCTCCGAGCTACTGTTCATGGAGCACTAGTTATATATCCTAAGAAGGACACTTCATATCCATTTGCTGAGCCCAAAGGAGAAGCCACTATTATCTTAG GAGAATGGTGGAATAGCAACCCCATTGACGTTGTAAATGAGGCTATTCTCTCAGGGGCTGGACCGAATGTATCGGACGCTTTCACAATAAATGGGCAACCTGGAGATCTATATCCTTGCTCCAATTTAG ATACGTTCAGGCTTCCCGTTATGCTGGGGGAGACCTATCTCCTGAGAATCGTGAATGCTGCCCTGAACacacaactattcttcaaaatagcAGAGCATGATTTCATAGTGGTGGCAGCGGATGCTTGCTACACCAAACCCTACTCAACAAATGTTTTAGTCATCGCTCCAGGCCAGACAACAGACATTCTTCTCACCACCAATGCAGAAGTTGGACGATATTACATGACAGCCACACCCTATTCCAGTTCAGATCTAGTAAACTTTGATACCTCTGAAACTGCTGCAATTCTAGAATACCAGAATACATCTCCAACACTTCAATCTCCAATTTTCCCAGATCTACCCCTACCCAATGATACCTCTGTAGCAAAGTCATTCAGAACCAGTCTCAGAAGCCTTGATTCAACACTCTACCCAACAGACGTGCCATTAAGAATTCACGAGGATGTGATCTCCACAGTAGGATTAGGGTTGAACCCTTGTCCCCTAGGCCAAACATGTCAAGGTCCAAATGGCCAAAGGTTCACTGCAAGTATGAATAACATATCATTTGTTATGCCCACTGTTTCAATCCTTGAAGCTTACTACTCGGGCATTAATGGAGTCTTCACAACAGACTTCCCAGATAGTCCTCCCATAAGTTTCGATTATACTGCTCAGAACATACCCGCCAGTCTTTGGACTCCTGTGCCCGGAACCAAAGTGAAAGTCATTGAATTCAACAGTAACGTGCAATGGGTATTTCAGGGAACGAACATTGTGGCCGGTGAGGATCATCCCATGCATCTTCATGGCTATGATTTTTATGTGGTGGGAGAAGGATCTGGAAATTATGATCCCTTGCTCGATCCCGTTGATTTCAATCTTGTTGATCCTCCCAAGCGTAATACTGTGATTGTTCCAGTCAATGGTTGGACTGCCATAAGATTCAAAGCAGATAATCCAG GAGCATGGCTTTTGCATTGCCACTTAGATGTGCATTTGTCGTGGGGTTTGAAAACAGTGTTGTTGGTAACGAATGGAAATGGAGTTCTGGATGCCTTGGAAACTCCTCCTCAAGACTTTCCCGTGTGTTAG